One genomic window of Pseudomonas sp. LFM046 includes the following:
- a CDS encoding GntR family transcriptional regulator yields MTFKASDSLSEQIAQHLAARIIRGELKERERIQEQKVTQAMNVSRGSVREALLILERRHLITILPRRGAQVSELTQQHVRSLYTLVMELYILLGYAVTEQWRSEEDLLPFRAIQERLAEAREREDILAFVDASFAIMQAAYPFADNPFLQQTLDNLQPAIARTYYIALERRRGQMGQFGAVFDDLLQAVIARDQVKVREVLLGYCKQNCELVLAALAER; encoded by the coding sequence ATGACGTTCAAGGCATCGGACAGCCTCTCCGAGCAGATCGCCCAGCACCTGGCCGCGCGCATCATCCGCGGCGAGCTGAAAGAGCGGGAGCGCATTCAGGAACAGAAAGTCACCCAGGCCATGAATGTCAGCCGGGGGTCGGTGCGCGAAGCGCTGCTGATCCTGGAACGCCGTCATCTGATCACCATCCTGCCGCGTCGCGGCGCCCAGGTGTCCGAGCTGACCCAGCAGCACGTGCGCAGCCTCTATACCCTGGTGATGGAGCTCTACATCCTGCTGGGCTACGCCGTAACCGAGCAGTGGCGCAGCGAGGAAGACCTCCTGCCGTTCCGCGCGATCCAGGAGCGCCTGGCCGAAGCGCGCGAGCGGGAAGACATCCTGGCGTTCGTCGACGCCAGCTTCGCCATCATGCAGGCCGCCTATCCCTTCGCCGACAACCCGTTCCTGCAGCAGACCCTGGACAACCTGCAGCCGGCCATCGCCCGTACCTACTACATCGCCCTGGAACGCCGCCGTGGTCAGATGGGGCAGTTCGGCGCGGTCTTCGACGACCTGTTGCAGGCGGTGATCGCCCGGGACCAGGTGAAGGTCCGCGAAGTGTTGCTGGGCTACTGCAAGCAGAACTGCGAGCTGGTGCTCGCGGCCCTGGCCGAGCGTTGA
- the smc gene encoding chromosome segregation protein SMC, translated as MRLKCIKLAGFKSFVDPTTVSFPSNMAAVVGPNGCGKSNIIDAVRWVMGESSAKNLRGESMTDVIFNGSNTRKPVAQASIELIFDNSDNTLVGEYAAFAEISIRRRVSRDGQNTYFLNGTKCRRRDITDIFLGTGLGPRSYSIIEQGMISKLIEAKPEDLRNFIEEAAGISKYKERRRETESRIRRTQENLARLTDLREELERQLERLHRQAQSAEKYQEYKAEERQLKAQLAALKWRALNDQVGQREAVIGNQEVSFEALVAEQRNADASIERLRDGHHELSERFNQVQGRFYSVGGDIARVEQSIQHGQQRLRQLQDDLRDAERARQETESHLGHDRTLLATLGEELDMLGPEQEMSAAAAEEAAAQLEEAETGMHAWQEHWDAFNQRSAEPRRQAEVQQARIQQLEQSLERLLERERRLKDESTQLSADPEDAAIQEMLEELALGEMRLEELQGAEQALAERLDAVREELQQATQAQQQAQGELQRLNGRIASLEALQQAALNPGKGAAEWLREQRLADRPRLAEGLRVEQGWELAVETVLGADLQAVLLDDFSGLDLSGFSQGELRLASAGRSGARAPGSLLDKVEAPVDLAPWLAKVLPVETLDQALARRASLGDGESLISRDGYWVGRNFLRVRRASEAESGLLARGQELERLHAEREEREAALEQLEERLQQLRDRQRHDEEAREQQRRQLQDESRSLGELKARLSAQQAKVEQLALRRRRLEEELRELDEQRALEHEQLGVSRLTLQDALDAMATDTEQREKLLAERDGQRERLDRIRQEARQHKDHAHQLAVRVGSLRAQHDSTRQALERLTLQFERLNERREQLNLNLEEGAAPLEELRMKLEDLLERRMGVEEELKQARLALEDADRELRDAEKRRSQAEQQSQLLRGQLEQQRLEWQALTVRRKALQEQLHEDGYDLHGVLATLTTEATEAGWEEELERLAARIQRLGPINLAAIDEYQQQSERKRYLDAQNDDLVEALETLENVIRKIDKETRNRFKETFDQINAGLQALFPKVFGGGHAYLELTGEDLLDTGVAIMARPPGKKNSTIHLLSGGEKALTALALVFAIFQLNPAPFCMLDEVDAPLDDANVGRYARLVKEMSEKVQFIYITHNKIAMEMADQLMGVTMHEPGCSRLVAVDVEEAMSMVEA; from the coding sequence ATGCGGCTGAAGTGCATCAAGCTGGCGGGGTTCAAGTCTTTCGTCGATCCCACCACTGTCAGTTTTCCCAGCAACATGGCGGCCGTGGTCGGTCCCAATGGTTGCGGCAAGTCGAACATCATCGACGCCGTTCGCTGGGTGATGGGCGAGAGTTCGGCGAAGAACCTTCGTGGCGAGTCGATGACCGACGTCATCTTCAACGGCTCCAACACCCGCAAGCCGGTGGCCCAGGCCAGCATCGAGCTGATCTTCGACAACTCCGACAACACCCTGGTGGGCGAGTACGCCGCGTTCGCCGAGATTTCCATTCGCCGCCGCGTCAGCCGCGACGGCCAGAACACCTATTTCCTCAACGGCACCAAGTGCCGGCGCCGCGACATCACCGACATCTTCCTCGGTACCGGCCTGGGCCCGCGCAGCTACTCCATCATCGAGCAGGGGATGATCTCCAAGCTCATCGAGGCAAAGCCCGAGGATCTGCGTAACTTCATCGAGGAAGCGGCGGGCATCTCCAAGTACAAGGAGCGCCGTCGCGAGACCGAAAGCCGCATCCGTCGTACCCAGGAGAACCTGGCGCGCCTGACGGACCTGCGAGAAGAGCTGGAGCGCCAACTGGAACGCCTGCACCGCCAGGCCCAATCCGCCGAGAAATACCAGGAGTACAAGGCCGAGGAGCGTCAGCTCAAGGCTCAGCTCGCCGCCCTGAAATGGCGGGCGCTGAACGACCAGGTCGGCCAGCGCGAGGCGGTGATCGGCAACCAGGAAGTCAGCTTCGAGGCCCTGGTGGCCGAGCAGCGTAATGCTGACGCCAGCATTGAACGCCTGCGGGACGGGCACCACGAACTGTCCGAACGCTTCAATCAGGTACAGGGCCGCTTCTACTCCGTGGGCGGCGACATCGCCCGCGTGGAACAGAGCATTCAGCACGGCCAACAGCGCCTGCGCCAATTGCAGGACGACCTGCGCGACGCCGAGCGCGCCCGCCAGGAAACCGAATCCCACCTGGGCCATGACCGCACCTTGCTCGCCACCCTGGGCGAAGAGCTGGACATGCTCGGCCCGGAACAGGAAATGAGCGCCGCTGCCGCCGAGGAAGCCGCTGCCCAGCTGGAAGAAGCCGAAACCGGCATGCACGCCTGGCAGGAGCACTGGGATGCCTTCAACCAGCGCAGCGCCGAGCCGCGGCGCCAGGCCGAGGTGCAGCAGGCGCGTATCCAGCAGCTGGAGCAGAGCCTGGAGCGTTTGCTGGAACGCGAGCGCCGTCTGAAGGATGAAAGCACCCAGCTGTCCGCTGACCCGGAAGATGCCGCGATCCAGGAAATGCTTGAGGAGCTGGCGCTTGGCGAAATGCGCCTGGAGGAGCTCCAAGGCGCCGAACAGGCGCTGGCCGAGCGACTGGATGCTGTGCGGGAAGAGTTGCAGCAGGCTACCCAGGCCCAGCAGCAGGCCCAAGGCGAGCTTCAGCGCCTGAACGGCCGTATCGCTTCCCTGGAAGCGTTGCAGCAGGCCGCACTGAATCCTGGTAAGGGCGCCGCCGAATGGCTCCGCGAACAGCGACTGGCCGATCGCCCGCGCCTCGCCGAAGGGCTTCGGGTCGAGCAGGGCTGGGAGCTGGCGGTGGAAACCGTGCTGGGCGCCGATCTGCAGGCGGTGCTGCTGGACGATTTCAGCGGGCTCGACCTGTCCGGCTTCAGCCAGGGTGAATTACGCCTGGCCAGCGCCGGCAGAAGTGGGGCGCGGGCGCCTGGCAGCCTGCTGGACAAGGTAGAGGCTCCGGTGGACCTGGCGCCTTGGCTGGCGAAGGTCCTGCCCGTGGAAACCCTGGACCAGGCGCTGGCCCGCCGCGCCAGCCTGGGAGATGGTGAAAGCCTCATCAGCCGCGATGGCTATTGGGTTGGGCGCAATTTCCTGCGCGTGCGCCGCGCCAGCGAGGCGGAAAGTGGCTTGCTGGCCCGTGGCCAGGAACTGGAGCGCCTGCACGCCGAGCGTGAAGAGCGCGAAGCCGCCCTGGAACAGCTGGAGGAACGCCTGCAGCAGTTGCGCGATCGTCAACGCCATGACGAAGAGGCTCGCGAGCAGCAGCGCCGTCAGTTGCAGGACGAATCACGCAGCCTCGGCGAGCTCAAGGCCCGGCTCTCCGCCCAGCAGGCCAAGGTGGAACAGCTGGCGCTGCGTCGCCGTCGCCTGGAAGAGGAACTTCGCGAGCTGGACGAGCAGCGAGCCCTCGAACACGAACAATTGGGCGTGTCCCGCCTGACCTTGCAGGACGCGCTGGATGCCATGGCCACTGACACTGAGCAGCGGGAGAAACTGCTGGCAGAGCGTGACGGCCAGCGCGAGCGCCTCGATCGAATTCGCCAGGAAGCCCGCCAGCACAAGGATCACGCCCACCAACTGGCCGTGCGCGTCGGCTCCCTGCGGGCCCAACACGATTCCACCCGCCAGGCCCTGGAGCGCCTGACCCTCCAGTTTGAGCGCCTCAACGAGCGACGCGAACAGCTCAACCTCAATCTGGAGGAGGGCGCCGCGCCCCTCGAAGAGCTGCGCATGAAGCTCGAGGACCTGCTGGAACGGCGCATGGGCGTGGAGGAAGAACTCAAGCAGGCGCGACTGGCCCTGGAAGATGCCGACCGGGAACTGCGCGACGCCGAGAAACGCCGTAGCCAGGCCGAGCAGCAATCGCAGCTGCTGCGCGGCCAATTGGAGCAGCAGCGCCTGGAATGGCAGGCCCTGACCGTGCGTCGCAAGGCATTGCAGGAGCAATTGCACGAAGACGGCTATGACCTTCACGGTGTGCTTGCCACCCTGACGACCGAAGCGACCGAAGCAGGCTGGGAAGAGGAGCTGGAACGCCTCGCCGCGCGCATCCAGCGCCTGGGCCCGATCAACCTTGCGGCCATTGACGAATACCAGCAGCAATCCGAGCGCAAGCGCTACCTGGACGCGCAGAACGACGACCTGGTGGAAGCCCTGGAGACGCTGGAAAACGTCATCCGCAAGATCGACAAGGAAACCCGCAACCGCTTCAAGGAAACCTTCGACCAGATCAATGCCGGCCTGCAGGCGTTGTTCCCCAAGGTCTTCGGTGGTGGCCACGCTTACCTGGAGCTCACCGGCGAAGACCTGCTGGACACCGGCGTGGCCATCATGGCGCGGCCACCGGGCAAGAAAAACAGCACCATCCACCTGCTGTCCGGTGGCGAGAAGGCCTTGACTGCGCTGGCCCTGGTGTTCGCCATCTTCCAGCTCAACCCGGCGCCTTTCTGCATGCTCGACGAGGTGGATGCGCCCCTCGACGACGCGAACGTCGGTCGCTATGCGCGGCTGGTGAAGGAAATGTCCGAAAAGGTGCAGTTCATCTACATCACCCACAACAAGATCGCCATGGAAATGGCCGACCAGCTGATGGGCGTGACCATGCACGAGCCGGGGTGCTCGCGCCTGGTGGCGGTGGATGTCGAGGAGGCGATGTCGATGGTCGAGGCCTGA
- the zipA gene encoding cell division protein ZipA: MDIGLREWLIVIGIIVIAGILFDGWRRMSGGKGKLKFKLDRSFSNLPDDDEDPNLLGPARLKEQRSHQEPSLDEADLPSLSSREPSKRRGEPHQGDLNLDEPVPTLLTPVDEGGKKNGKVHPQAQPQEVPVEEVLVINVVARDEDGFKGPALLQNILESGLRFGAMDIFHRHESMAGNGEVLFSMANGVKPGTFDLDDIDHFSTRAVSFFLGLPGPRHPKQAFDVMVAAARKLSQELNGELKDDQRSVMTAQTIEHYRQRIVEFERKHMTQKR; this comes from the coding sequence ATGGATATCGGTCTGCGCGAGTGGCTGATTGTCATTGGCATCATCGTAATCGCCGGCATTCTGTTCGATGGCTGGCGCCGCATGAGTGGCGGCAAGGGGAAACTCAAGTTCAAGCTGGATCGCAGCTTCTCCAATCTCCCTGACGATGATGAAGATCCGAACCTGCTCGGCCCGGCACGGCTCAAGGAGCAGCGCTCACACCAGGAACCGTCCCTGGATGAGGCCGACCTGCCATCCCTGAGCTCCCGCGAGCCCAGCAAACGTCGTGGCGAGCCCCATCAGGGCGACCTGAACCTCGATGAACCCGTGCCGACCCTGCTGACTCCGGTGGACGAGGGCGGCAAGAAGAACGGCAAGGTCCATCCCCAAGCCCAGCCTCAGGAAGTACCGGTCGAGGAAGTCCTGGTGATCAACGTGGTCGCCCGCGACGAAGACGGCTTCAAGGGCCCGGCCCTGCTGCAGAACATCCTGGAAAGCGGCCTGCGCTTCGGCGCCATGGACATTTTCCATCGCCACGAGAGCATGGCCGGCAACGGCGAAGTGCTGTTCTCCATGGCCAACGGCGTCAAGCCAGGCACCTTCGACCTGGACGACATCGACCATTTCAGCACCCGCGCCGTGAGCTTCTTCCTCGGCCTGCCGGGCCCGCGCCATCCGAAGCAGGCCTTCGACGTGATGGTCGCCGCCGCCCGCAAGCTGTCCCAGGAACTGAACGGCGAGCTCAAGGACGACCAGCGCAGCGTGATGACTGCGCAGACCATCGAGCACTATCGCCAGCGCATCGTCGAATTCGAGCGCAAGCACATGACCCAGAAGCGCTGA
- the ligA gene encoding NAD-dependent DNA ligase LigA, with protein MTDAQTAAERINALRAELDAHNYRYYVLDEPSVPDAEYDRLFRELQALEAEHPELVTPESPTQRVSGAALAAFGEVRHEVPMLSLGNAFEEQDLQDFDRRVREGLGELLPAGDLFGAGPEVEYTCEPKLDGLAVSLLYENGVLVRGATRGDGTTGEDISSNVRTIRNVPLKLQGEGWPAVLEVRGEVYMSKAGFEELNARQAESGGKTFANPRNAAAGSLRQLDSRITASRPLEFCAYGFGRVEGELLDNQYAILQALKAWGLPISRELKLVNGAQGCLDYYRDIGERRDSLAYEIDGVVYKLNNLAWQRELGFRAREPRWALAHKFPAREELTELLDVEFQVGRTGAVTPVARLKPVQVAGVTVSNATLHNMDEVARLGLMIGDTVVIRRAGDVIPQVMQVVTERRPADARPVHIPEQCPVCGSAVERTQLIKRGKGKETTSEGSVYRCVGRLACGAQLKQAIIHFASRRALDIEGLGDKIVEQLVDTGLVASPADLYTLKYEQVVELEGFADLSTRNLLGAIADSRKPTLARFIYALGIPDVGEETAKLLARALGSLERIQQALPDVLTYLPDVGLEVAHEIHAFFTDDHNRKVIRDLLERGVELQEEGGLSPEFAACATFAGLIDKLNIPGIAATGAKNLAEKAGNLEGLIALSRDWLELSVMKGLNEKAKQALREYFAVEHNVGRAMEIDQQLRAFGMHWESEKKAVEGLPLAGQTWVLTGTLEVMSRDVAKEKLEALGAKVAGSVSARTHCVVAGPGAGSKLAKANELGVRVLDEEQFLAELARLG; from the coding sequence ATGACTGATGCCCAAACCGCCGCCGAACGCATCAACGCGCTGCGCGCCGAGCTGGATGCGCACAATTACCGCTACTACGTGCTGGACGAGCCCAGCGTGCCCGACGCCGAGTACGACCGCCTGTTCCGCGAGCTGCAGGCCCTGGAGGCCGAGCACCCTGAGCTGGTGACCCCCGAGTCGCCCACCCAGCGGGTCAGCGGTGCCGCCCTGGCGGCCTTCGGTGAAGTGCGCCACGAAGTGCCCATGCTCAGCCTCGGCAACGCGTTCGAGGAGCAGGACCTGCAGGACTTCGACCGCCGGGTGCGAGAAGGGCTGGGCGAACTGTTGCCGGCGGGTGACCTGTTCGGCGCTGGCCCTGAGGTGGAGTACACCTGCGAGCCCAAGCTGGACGGCCTGGCCGTCAGCCTGCTGTACGAAAACGGCGTGCTGGTACGTGGCGCCACCCGGGGCGATGGCACCACGGGCGAGGACATCAGCAGCAACGTGCGAACAATCCGCAATGTGCCCCTGAAACTACAGGGCGAGGGCTGGCCGGCGGTGCTGGAGGTGCGGGGCGAGGTCTACATGTCCAAGGCCGGATTCGAGGAACTGAATGCGCGCCAGGCGGAAAGCGGCGGCAAGACCTTCGCCAACCCGCGCAACGCCGCCGCCGGGAGCCTGCGTCAGCTGGACTCCAGGATCACTGCGAGCCGCCCGCTGGAGTTCTGCGCCTATGGTTTCGGCCGGGTGGAGGGCGAGTTGCTGGACAACCAGTACGCCATCCTCCAGGCCCTGAAGGCCTGGGGCCTGCCCATCAGTCGCGAGCTGAAGCTGGTCAACGGCGCTCAGGGCTGCCTGGACTACTACCGCGATATTGGCGAGCGCCGTGACAGCCTGGCCTACGAGATCGATGGGGTGGTCTACAAGCTCAACAACCTGGCCTGGCAGCGCGAACTGGGCTTCCGCGCCCGCGAGCCGCGCTGGGCCTTGGCCCACAAGTTCCCCGCGCGGGAAGAGCTCACCGAACTGCTGGACGTGGAATTCCAGGTAGGCCGGACCGGCGCCGTAACCCCGGTTGCACGGCTGAAACCCGTGCAAGTGGCGGGTGTCACCGTGTCCAACGCCACCCTGCACAACATGGATGAAGTGGCGCGCCTGGGCCTGATGATTGGTGACACCGTGGTGATTCGTCGCGCTGGCGACGTGATTCCCCAGGTCATGCAGGTGGTGACGGAGCGCCGTCCCGCCGACGCGCGCCCGGTGCATATCCCCGAACAGTGCCCGGTCTGCGGTTCTGCTGTGGAGCGCACCCAACTGATCAAGCGCGGCAAAGGCAAGGAAACCACCAGCGAAGGCTCTGTCTATCGTTGCGTCGGCCGCCTGGCCTGCGGCGCCCAACTGAAGCAGGCAATCATCCACTTCGCCTCGCGCCGCGCGCTGGATATCGAAGGCCTGGGCGACAAGATCGTCGAGCAACTGGTGGATACCGGCTTGGTGGCTTCGCCGGCTGATCTCTACACCCTGAAATACGAGCAGGTGGTGGAACTGGAAGGCTTCGCCGACCTGTCCACCCGCAATCTCCTGGGTGCCATCGCCGACAGCCGCAAACCAACCCTGGCACGCTTCATCTACGCCCTGGGCATCCCCGATGTGGGTGAGGAAACCGCCAAGCTGCTGGCCCGAGCCCTGGGCTCCCTGGAGCGCATCCAGCAGGCCCTGCCGGACGTGCTGACCTACTTGCCGGACGTAGGCCTTGAAGTGGCCCACGAAATCCACGCCTTCTTCACCGACGATCACAACCGGAAAGTCATCCGCGACCTGCTGGAGCGTGGGGTCGAGCTGCAGGAGGAGGGCGGCCTCAGCCCTGAATTCGCTGCCTGCGCAACCTTCGCTGGCCTGATCGACAAGCTCAATATTCCCGGTATCGCAGCCACTGGCGCGAAGAACCTTGCGGAGAAGGCCGGCAACCTGGAAGGCCTCATCGCCCTCAGCCGCGACTGGCTGGAACTGAGCGTCATGAAGGGCCTGAATGAAAAGGCGAAACAGGCGCTGCGCGAATACTTCGCGGTGGAGCACAACGTTGGTCGTGCCATGGAAATCGACCAGCAGCTGCGCGCCTTCGGCATGCACTGGGAGAGCGAGAAGAAGGCCGTGGAAGGCCTGCCCTTGGCGGGTCAGACCTGGGTGCTCACCGGCACTCTTGAGGTCATGAGCCGGGATGTGGCCAAGGAAAAGCTGGAGGCGCTGGGGGCCAAGGTGGCGGGTTCGGTGTCGGCACGCACCCACTGCGTGGTGGCCGGACCGGGTGCAGGTTCCAAGCTGGCCAAGGCCAATGAACTGGGTGTTCGGGTGCTGGACGAGGAGCAATTCCTCGCTGAATTGGCCAGGTTGGGCTAG
- a CDS encoding DNA-binding response regulator, translating to MQSISAGKPNLLWLDLTHDRSTQRLIEQFDGRCNNRLCGAWPDSGKDQYQQTDMICAHFDHPDANGLNFLLGLKRSYPSIPITMFTVQHSEELAVWAMRAKMWEYLVLPLDSGEFNRYLLILKQLIEARRAVTSLGRRPLLDCDLPLPDSIRLTANHQKHKALGVVMPYIDQNFRDSVDQKELARRCGMTPFRFSRLFKEVNGVGFMEYVLGRRMEYAKQLLENSQMPVTSIGYEAGFKDPSYFARAFKQLVGCTPSEYRQHLCQEGAASAVQPDTTAAEIEQVVLSLEA from the coding sequence ATGCAGTCCATCTCGGCCGGAAAACCGAATCTACTCTGGCTCGATCTGACTCACGACAGGTCGACGCAGAGGCTCATCGAGCAATTCGACGGCCGTTGCAACAACAGGTTGTGTGGAGCCTGGCCTGATTCGGGAAAGGACCAGTACCAACAAACCGACATGATCTGCGCTCATTTCGACCACCCTGATGCGAACGGTCTCAATTTCCTGCTGGGACTAAAACGCTCTTACCCTTCAATCCCGATTACCATGTTCACCGTGCAACACTCGGAAGAGCTCGCGGTCTGGGCGATGCGCGCCAAGATGTGGGAGTACCTCGTACTTCCCCTCGATTCCGGGGAGTTCAACCGATATCTCCTCATTCTGAAACAACTCATCGAAGCACGCCGCGCCGTCACTAGCCTGGGTCGAAGGCCGCTCCTGGATTGCGATCTGCCACTGCCCGACAGTATCCGCCTCACCGCAAATCACCAGAAGCACAAGGCACTGGGCGTTGTAATGCCCTACATCGACCAGAATTTTCGCGACAGCGTGGACCAGAAGGAGCTGGCCCGGAGGTGTGGTATGACACCCTTTCGCTTCAGCCGGCTGTTCAAGGAGGTCAACGGCGTCGGCTTCATGGAGTACGTTCTCGGCAGGCGCATGGAGTACGCCAAGCAGCTACTGGAGAACAGCCAGATGCCGGTGACGAGCATCGGCTACGAGGCGGGTTTCAAGGACCCCTCTTACTTCGCCCGCGCCTTCAAGCAGCTGGTCGGCTGCACGCCCAGCGAGTACCGCCAGCACCTGTGCCAGGAGGGCGCGGCGAGTGCTGTCCAGCCGGACACCACCGCCGCGGAGATTGAGCAGGTGGTGCTCAGCCTGGAGGCCTAG
- a CDS encoding pilus assembly protein PilA encodes MAFEGLKRSMIKFVKDEDGLTIVEYAVAGGIITLGVVAAFTLLGTEVDTNIRGLCGAVKSRAGTQAAAC; translated from the coding sequence ATGGCTTTTGAAGGGCTCAAGCGTTCAATGATCAAGTTCGTGAAGGACGAAGATGGCTTGACCATCGTGGAGTATGCCGTTGCCGGCGGCATCATCACCCTGGGTGTGGTTGCCGCTTTCACCTTGCTGGGCACAGAAGTGGATACCAACATCAGAGGGTTGTGCGGCGCGGTCAAATCCCGTGCGGGGACCCAGGCTGCAGCGTGCTGA
- a CDS encoding pilus assembly protein PilA — translation MIEAIKASVTKFVKDEGGLTIVEYAVAGGIITLGVVAAFTLLGGAVDTNIRGLCGAVKSRAGTQAAAC, via the coding sequence ATGATTGAAGCAATCAAGGCATCGGTGACGAAGTTCGTGAAGGACGAGGGTGGCCTGACCATCGTCGAGTATGCCGTTGCCGGCGGCATCATCACCTTGGGTGTGGTCGCTGCGTTCACTCTGTTGGGTGGTGCGGTGGATACCAACATCAGAGGTCTGTGTGGTGCGGTCAAGTCTCGCGCAGGAACCCAGGCTGCCGCGTGCTGA
- a CDS encoding prepilin peptidase, which translates to MPMEQILLVVLSGLLGCAVVTDVRRHRIPNLLILFGLALALGLRLFTGGSSSVGEGLQGLLIGFAIFLPLYAFGGMAAGDVKLMAMTGAFLTPGGTLWAAALSLMVGGLWGAIWVLSRGQVLRTFGRYWLMVKARCYLAPEADEIAGKPLPYAIAILLGTLISIFWQPFGQ; encoded by the coding sequence ATGCCCATGGAGCAGATTCTGCTTGTAGTTCTGTCAGGGCTGCTGGGGTGTGCGGTGGTGACGGATGTGCGTCGCCACCGTATTCCCAACCTGCTGATCCTGTTTGGATTGGCATTGGCGCTGGGCCTGCGCCTCTTTACCGGCGGTAGCAGTTCGGTCGGTGAGGGCTTGCAAGGATTGCTGATCGGTTTCGCGATCTTTCTGCCCCTGTATGCCTTTGGCGGGATGGCCGCTGGCGACGTCAAGCTGATGGCTATGACCGGCGCCTTTCTCACGCCGGGGGGCACACTCTGGGCAGCAGCGCTCAGCCTGATGGTGGGCGGATTGTGGGGGGCAATCTGGGTCCTTTCTCGTGGGCAGGTATTGAGGACGTTCGGGCGCTACTGGTTGATGGTGAAAGCGCGCTGCTACCTGGCCCCGGAGGCGGACGAGATAGCTGGCAAGCCACTTCCCTATGCAATAGCAATTCTGCTCGGAACCTTGATCAGCATTTTCTGGCAGCCATTCGGCCAGTAG
- a CDS encoding ATPase AAA encodes MYAVSESEAFPSEREAVQRLAPQPRNIRETGLADNFLGDLVCKHLHDAGVLDMPRLVERLALTGAVLEEILTFLRKDGRIEVLGQTGGQALRYGLTERGRASARDALSRSGYIGAAPFPVSAYRSLLKVQTIHHGRITARDMQAAFHGVVLSASMMDQLGVAMNSGRAIMIYGPAGTGKTYISSRLIRLFAEAIWVPYAIAINESVVEIFDPQVHQRLEDCTQPNKLLLDEGIDRRLVCCKRPIVITGGELSMEQLDIRYDPFSRLYQAPLQLKASNGLFIIDDMGRQRMAPAELLNRWIVPMEEKRDFLNLGGGRHCELPFDLVLVFSTNLNPLELADEAFLRRIGYKLHFTYLQPEEYERIWRQETERLGLAFDPVLLRYVLQGLYEEQGMPLVPCHPRDLLGMAQDRQRYLGESGPLSHSDMKWAWHNYFVQLDSLG; translated from the coding sequence ATGTATGCCGTCAGCGAAAGCGAAGCCTTTCCCAGCGAGCGAGAAGCCGTACAGCGGCTTGCACCTCAACCGCGCAATATTCGGGAAACCGGTCTGGCGGACAATTTCCTTGGCGACCTCGTCTGCAAGCACCTGCATGATGCCGGCGTGCTGGATATGCCGCGGCTGGTGGAGCGCCTGGCGCTGACAGGCGCTGTTCTGGAAGAAATCCTTACCTTCCTGCGCAAGGATGGCCGTATCGAAGTGCTGGGCCAGACCGGTGGGCAGGCCTTGCGCTATGGGCTCACCGAGCGTGGCCGCGCCTCGGCGCGTGATGCCCTGTCGCGCAGTGGGTACATCGGCGCCGCCCCCTTTCCGGTCAGCGCTTACCGCTCCTTGCTGAAAGTCCAGACCATCCACCACGGGCGCATTACCGCCCGTGATATGCAAGCCGCCTTTCATGGCGTGGTGCTCTCGGCAAGCATGATGGACCAGTTGGGAGTGGCCATGAATTCGGGCCGCGCCATCATGATCTACGGTCCGGCTGGTACCGGTAAGACCTATATCAGCAGCCGGCTGATCCGTCTCTTTGCCGAGGCAATATGGGTGCCCTATGCCATCGCCATCAACGAGTCGGTGGTGGAGATCTTTGATCCCCAGGTGCACCAGCGCCTGGAGGACTGCACACAGCCGAACAAGCTACTGCTGGACGAAGGTATCGACAGGCGCCTGGTGTGCTGCAAGCGGCCCATAGTGATCACCGGTGGCGAGCTCAGCATGGAACAGCTCGACATCCGCTACGACCCCTTTTCCCGTCTCTACCAGGCCCCGCTGCAACTGAAGGCGAGCAACGGCCTGTTCATCATCGACGACATGGGCCGTCAGCGCATGGCGCCAGCGGAGCTGCTGAACCGCTGGATCGTGCCCATGGAGGAGAAACGCGACTTTCTCAATCTGGGCGGTGGCCGCCACTGTGAGCTGCCGTTCGATCTGGTGCTGGTGTTTTCCACCAACCTCAATCCGCTGGAGCTGGCAGACGAAGCCTTTCTCCGACGCATCGGATACAAGCTGCATTTCACCTATCTGCAGCCGGAAGAGTACGAGCGCATCTGGCGCCAGGAAACTGAGCGTCTGGGCCTCGCTTTTGACCCAGTACTGCTGCGTTACGTACTGCAGGGACTCTATGAGGAGCAGGGCATGCCGCTGGTGCCCTGTCATCCACGTGACCTGCTCGGCATGGCCCAGGATCGCCAGCGTTACCTGGGGGAATCAGGCCCTCTCTCGCATAGCGACATGAAGTGGGCCTGGCACAACTATTTCGTCCAGCTCGACAGCCTTGGATAA